A region of Chitinophaga horti DNA encodes the following proteins:
- a CDS encoding MFS transporter, translated as MNKGNEQMNDPKKARWAITLFFIISGFGYFSWASRIPDIQQKLSLNDAELGSVLLALPVGLMLTLPVTGALLQRFSSRSIMFAGALAFNLMLSLIGFANETWQLVLILFAFGSSRNLLNISMNGNSVGVQALYDRSIITTFHGIWSVAGFSAVGFGALMIYFKIGPSWHFLGVGLAMVLLGFYAFPGSLKQPPAPTGRKGFALPDKTLVKYGLISFGSMSCEGTMIDWSGIYFQKAVHVSDNWVGVGFFAYTVMMAAGRFGGDKLVNRWGAAPMIRYSGILLFCGLLLAALLPYPVTASLGFMMAGLGVSCVVPLVFALGGKASKMSNGASIAAISTVGYFGFLLVPPAVGFLAEAIGLRWTFAIVSCFGVLIAVLVSQLKEEPATT; from the coding sequence GTGAATAAAGGGAATGAACAGATGAATGATCCGAAGAAAGCCAGGTGGGCGATCACCTTATTCTTCATTATATCCGGCTTCGGCTACTTTTCCTGGGCCTCCAGGATACCGGATATCCAGCAAAAATTATCCTTGAACGATGCGGAACTGGGCAGCGTGTTATTGGCGCTACCCGTAGGGCTCATGCTTACTTTACCCGTAACCGGAGCGTTGTTGCAGCGCTTCAGCAGCCGGAGCATCATGTTCGCCGGCGCATTGGCCTTTAACCTTATGTTAAGTCTTATCGGCTTTGCCAACGAAACCTGGCAGCTGGTACTTATCCTGTTTGCCTTCGGCAGCTCCCGCAACCTGCTGAACATTTCGATGAACGGCAATTCTGTAGGTGTGCAGGCTTTGTACGACCGATCTATTATTACCACCTTTCACGGCATATGGAGCGTGGCCGGCTTTTCGGCTGTTGGCTTCGGCGCGCTGATGATCTATTTTAAGATCGGACCTTCCTGGCACTTCCTGGGGGTTGGACTGGCGATGGTGCTGCTCGGCTTCTACGCTTTTCCCGGTAGTTTGAAACAACCGCCTGCCCCTACTGGTCGCAAAGGGTTTGCACTGCCCGATAAAACATTGGTAAAGTATGGTTTGATTTCTTTTGGCTCGATGAGCTGCGAGGGTACCATGATCGACTGGAGCGGCATCTATTTTCAGAAAGCCGTGCATGTGTCCGATAACTGGGTGGGCGTTGGCTTCTTTGCCTATACCGTGATGATGGCCGCCGGCAGGTTCGGTGGCGACAAACTGGTGAACCGTTGGGGTGCCGCCCCCATGATCCGTTATAGCGGCATCTTATTGTTCTGCGGATTACTGCTCGCAGCCCTGCTGCCCTACCCTGTTACCGCCAGCCTGGGCTTCATGATGGCCGGACTGGGCGTGAGTTGTGTGGTGCCATTAGTGTTCGCGCTGGGTGGTAAAGCCAGCAAAATGAGTAATGGCGCGTCTATTGCAGCTATATCTACCGTAGGTTATTTCGGCTTTTTACTGGTACCGCCGGCAGTCGGCTTCCTGGCTGAAGCAATCGGGCTGCGCTGGACGTTCGCCATCGTTTCCTGTTTTGGTGTACTCATTGCGGTACTGGTTTCGCAGCTGAAAGAAGAACCTGCCACTACCTAG
- the malQ gene encoding 4-alpha-glucanotransferase encodes MGYNAREFARLLHRAGQSIWQVLPLNPTDNSGFSPYSALSAMAGNTLLISPDCLVEDGLLHASDLKAHALPQQGKADFKAARIIKDKLLAKAYDKFNDGDFPPLKAAFDQFCEAQAWWLDDWAAFIVQMTACKGKPWYEWPEKYKNRSEGPSEEQMRREKWTQFIFERQWQGLKAYCHSLGIRIFGDLPFYVSYNSVDVWANKELFRLGPKGEMISVAGVPPDYFNDEGQLWGMPIYDWEQLKQTRYNWWVQRIRRNMEWFDLLRLDHFRAFAAYWEVPAGEKTAKKGEWVKGPGNELFRLLQKEMKSLPLVAEDLGEITDDVYALRDKFQLPGMKVLQFAFGEDMGTSPHIPHHHAENFLVYTGTHDNNTSKGWYFQDMDRNGRRRLNQYTGRRVADKDAHLVLCRLAYSSIAKTAILPMQDVLGLDGSARMNKPADTGANWLWRMLPGQFSETVVAMLKEWTLTYGRSNCESSNQKQEKT; translated from the coding sequence CTGGGATACAATGCCCGGGAGTTCGCCCGACTGTTGCACCGGGCGGGACAAAGCATCTGGCAGGTATTACCGCTCAATCCTACCGATAATTCAGGTTTCTCGCCTTACAGCGCTTTATCGGCCATGGCAGGCAATACGCTGCTCATCAGCCCGGACTGCCTGGTAGAAGATGGCCTGCTGCACGCCAGTGATCTGAAAGCGCACGCTCTTCCGCAACAGGGCAAGGCGGATTTTAAGGCCGCCCGTATCATCAAAGACAAACTACTGGCAAAGGCCTACGATAAGTTCAATGACGGCGACTTCCCCCCGCTGAAGGCTGCCTTCGACCAGTTCTGCGAGGCGCAGGCATGGTGGCTCGACGACTGGGCGGCATTTATCGTGCAAATGACGGCTTGTAAGGGCAAACCCTGGTACGAATGGCCGGAAAAGTATAAAAACCGCAGCGAAGGTCCGTCGGAAGAACAGATGCGCCGGGAGAAGTGGACACAGTTCATCTTCGAACGCCAGTGGCAGGGGTTAAAAGCTTACTGTCACAGCCTCGGTATCCGCATATTCGGCGACCTGCCTTTTTACGTAAGCTACAATTCGGTGGATGTGTGGGCGAATAAGGAATTGTTCCGCCTCGGTCCCAAAGGTGAAATGATCAGCGTGGCCGGTGTGCCGCCCGACTACTTCAATGATGAAGGGCAACTGTGGGGCATGCCGATCTACGATTGGGAGCAGCTGAAACAAACGCGCTACAATTGGTGGGTGCAGCGCATCCGCCGCAATATGGAGTGGTTCGACCTGCTGCGTCTCGATCACTTCCGCGCCTTCGCGGCCTACTGGGAAGTGCCTGCAGGGGAGAAGACGGCGAAGAAAGGCGAGTGGGTGAAAGGGCCAGGCAATGAATTGTTCCGGCTGCTGCAAAAGGAAATGAAATCGCTGCCATTGGTAGCTGAAGATCTGGGGGAGATTACGGACGACGTGTATGCGTTGCGCGATAAGTTCCAGCTTCCGGGTATGAAAGTGCTCCAGTTCGCTTTTGGGGAAGATATGGGTACTTCGCCACACATTCCACACCATCATGCAGAAAACTTTCTCGTGTACACCGGTACGCATGATAATAACACAAGCAAGGGCTGGTACTTCCAGGACATGGACCGCAACGGCCGCAGGCGTCTGAACCAGTACACCGGCAGGCGGGTGGCAGATAAAGATGCGCACCTCGTTTTATGCCGGCTGGCCTATAGTTCCATCGCTAAAACGGCTATACTGCCCATGCAGGATGTGCTGGGGCTTGACGGCTCTGCCCGTATGAACAAACCGGCCGATACCGGGGCCAACTGGTTGTGGCGCATGTTGCCCGGACAGTTCTCCGAAACGGTGGTGGCTATGTTGAAAGAGTGGACGCTCACATATGGGCGCAGTAATTGTGAATCATCCAATCAAAAGCAGGAAAAGACATGA
- the treZ gene encoding malto-oligosyltrehalose trehalohydrolase, with the protein MTIYPQQGAVMSKTGTCVFRVWAPERKKVELIISSPVQEQLTMLREEEGYWSYEMPGCPSGLRYHYLLDGELHRPDPASRCQPEGVHGDSEVTDGLSFNWTDQQWKGLALKDMLIYELHTGTFTEQGTFQGIISRLDDLLQLGINTIEIMPIAQFPGTRNWGYDGVYPYAVQSSYGGCQGLRQLVDAAHAKGLAVVLDVVYNHLGPEGNYLPEFGPYFTDKYHTPWGSAINYDDRDCDAVRGYFLHNALMWLDEFHIDGLRLDAVHAWWDSSAVHFAEELSAAVKDLEVRTGRKKVLIAEIDLNNPRYITPADKGGYGMQGQWCDEFHHAIHGLLTGEKNGYYEDFGEAEHMAAALEHAYVYTGQYSKHRKRRFGASPKNNARSQFVVFTQNHDQVGNRMLGERLISLAGESAARLAAATMLLSPYVPLLFMGEEYGETKPFSYFTSHSDEALIKAVREGRQQEFAAFQTGKDVPDPQSEELYKQCVLNWKTSGPMYEYYRHLIALRKGRAPLQNDAPDSMIVHPAYHAAVLSFERHAPEEKLLVLLNFAKEEQQCTPAPGCSLKKISDSEDINWNGKGKTAPDEVPVGGSITLPPLSAVVYEMI; encoded by the coding sequence ATGACGATATATCCCCAACAAGGCGCAGTGATGTCGAAAACAGGCACCTGTGTATTCAGGGTGTGGGCGCCGGAACGAAAAAAGGTAGAGCTGATCATCAGTTCGCCCGTGCAGGAACAGTTAACTATGCTACGGGAAGAAGAGGGCTACTGGAGTTATGAAATGCCAGGCTGCCCGTCCGGACTACGCTACCACTACTTATTAGATGGCGAACTTCACCGCCCCGACCCCGCATCCCGCTGTCAGCCCGAAGGCGTGCACGGCGACTCCGAAGTAACAGATGGCCTGTCCTTCAACTGGACCGACCAGCAATGGAAAGGCCTCGCGTTAAAGGATATGCTGATCTACGAGCTGCATACCGGCACGTTCACCGAACAAGGCACCTTCCAGGGCATCATCAGCCGGCTCGACGATTTGCTGCAGCTCGGTATCAATACGATCGAGATCATGCCGATCGCGCAGTTTCCCGGAACGAGAAACTGGGGGTACGATGGCGTGTATCCGTATGCGGTACAGTCTTCCTACGGCGGCTGCCAGGGCTTACGCCAGCTGGTAGATGCCGCGCATGCGAAAGGCCTTGCGGTGGTGCTCGACGTGGTGTATAATCACCTCGGCCCCGAAGGTAACTACCTGCCGGAGTTTGGTCCTTACTTCACTGATAAATATCACACCCCCTGGGGTTCCGCGATCAACTATGATGATCGCGATTGCGATGCGGTGCGTGGCTACTTCCTGCACAATGCATTGATGTGGCTCGACGAGTTTCATATCGATGGTTTAAGGCTGGATGCAGTACACGCCTGGTGGGACAGCAGTGCGGTCCACTTTGCGGAGGAACTGTCCGCCGCGGTAAAAGACCTCGAAGTAAGAACGGGCCGTAAGAAGGTGCTGATCGCAGAAATCGACTTGAACAATCCGAGATATATTACCCCGGCAGATAAAGGCGGATACGGCATGCAGGGACAGTGGTGCGATGAGTTTCATCATGCGATACATGGCTTGCTTACAGGCGAAAAGAACGGGTACTACGAAGACTTTGGTGAGGCGGAACATATGGCTGCCGCGCTGGAACATGCGTATGTATACACCGGTCAGTATTCAAAACATCGCAAACGCCGTTTCGGTGCATCGCCGAAGAACAATGCGCGCAGCCAGTTCGTTGTGTTCACACAGAACCACGACCAGGTAGGCAACCGCATGCTGGGCGAACGCTTGATCAGTTTGGCGGGTGAATCTGCCGCCAGGCTTGCGGCCGCTACCATGCTGCTTTCGCCTTATGTACCGTTGTTGTTCATGGGAGAGGAGTATGGCGAAACCAAACCGTTCAGCTACTTCACCAGTCACTCCGACGAAGCATTGATCAAAGCCGTGCGCGAAGGCCGCCAGCAGGAGTTTGCCGCCTTTCAAACCGGTAAGGACGTACCCGATCCGCAGAGCGAAGAATTGTACAAACAATGTGTGCTGAACTGGAAAACATCCGGCCCGATGTACGAATACTACCGTCACCTGATCGCTTTGCGTAAAGGCCGTGCACCGTTGCAGAACGATGCGCCGGACAGTATGATCGTGCATCCTGCCTATCATGCAGCGGTATTGTCGTTCGAAAGACATGCGCCGGAGGAGAAGCTGCTGGTGTTGCTGAACTTCGCGAAGGAAGAACAGCAATGTACACCGGCGCCCGGGTGTTCACTTAAAAAGATAAGTGATTCGGAAGATATCAACTGGAATGGAAAAGGAAAAACCGCCCCGGACGAAGTGCCCGTTGGTGGAAGTATTACGTTGCCGCCACTGTCTGCAGTGGTATATGAAATGATCTGA
- the treY gene encoding malto-oligosyltrehalose synthase: MENSNINLSGATYRLQFNERFTFAHLDKIIDYLHQLGITTIYAAPIFEASPGSLHGYDVCNPHLISPAIGTIEAFREIGKKLKERGMTWLQDIVPNHMAFHMNNHWLADALERGPHSPYYNFFDIDWQSPEPSLNGKVMVPFLGSTLEESIEKGDIQLAFTDAGFVVAVNGQQYPLSLPAYDALLEVVDDQEGLRLRQLLRSMKDEDIISLPLKEWRSYKEKLFAGQDAELPQLVVEKVNQNKTQLTNLLKLQHYQFHYWRDADTMINYRRFFTVNELITLRMEDQQVFDEYHTFLHRLYRENLIQGLRIDHIDGLKDPGKYIDRLRGLFGNNCYIIAEKILEHNEQLPERWALQGSTGYEFLALVNQLLTDNGGVEKLSRYYRGQFPELADYNALVYRKKKMMLEKYMGGELERLAHYAYQLKIADGIDKKKFKQALGMFMVHLPVYRLYPLEWPPVQEDIAILDQAMEKAKEKERALENVLETIQGWWEQPVNNKKFNDNLLAWFKRVMQITGPLTAKGVEDTVFYVYNALISHNEVGDSPSASLHTPEDFHKRLTTRQYLFPQSLNATATHDTKRGEDARIRLNALTAVPDRWIQQVQEWHALNKSFIKGEGEEAAPGLNDEYFIYQSVLAGLPPDAQVDDSYIERVCAYVIKGLREGKVSTNWTEPDEAYETATTDFIRSILTSAEFKESLAGFYNIIANHAMDHSLSQTLIKLTAPGVPDIYQGCELWDLSFVDPDNRRDVDYDLRQQYLSALNEKGNVHNQLTWAREGRAQGFEKFYLTYKTLQLRKEHAALFAEGDYVALNTNRPANVIAYARCNRNEWAVVVAPLMASAANEVTEKDYVILADGAPSKWRNVLTGEVIQVTNARLPLSVLQKFPAALLVSVM; this comes from the coding sequence ATGGAAAATAGTAACATCAACCTGTCCGGCGCCACGTATCGCCTTCAATTCAACGAGCGTTTCACGTTTGCGCATCTCGATAAAATAATTGATTACCTGCACCAGCTGGGTATTACCACCATTTACGCCGCGCCCATATTCGAAGCCTCTCCCGGCAGCCTGCACGGCTACGATGTTTGCAACCCGCACCTCATTAGTCCTGCCATTGGCACGATCGAAGCGTTCCGTGAAATAGGCAAAAAGCTGAAAGAGCGCGGTATGACCTGGCTGCAGGATATCGTACCGAACCACATGGCCTTTCATATGAACAACCATTGGCTGGCCGATGCGCTGGAACGTGGTCCGCACTCGCCGTACTACAACTTTTTCGATATCGACTGGCAGTCGCCCGAGCCTTCGCTGAACGGCAAGGTGATGGTGCCCTTCCTCGGCAGTACGCTCGAAGAGTCGATCGAAAAAGGTGACATACAATTGGCCTTTACCGATGCCGGTTTTGTAGTAGCGGTGAATGGGCAGCAGTACCCGTTGTCGCTGCCAGCTTACGATGCTTTGCTGGAGGTAGTAGACGACCAGGAGGGCCTGCGCTTACGGCAGCTATTGCGGTCGATGAAAGACGAAGACATTATCAGTTTGCCGCTGAAAGAGTGGCGCTCGTATAAGGAGAAGCTGTTTGCGGGACAGGACGCGGAGCTGCCGCAATTGGTGGTGGAGAAGGTGAATCAGAACAAAACGCAACTCACTAACTTATTGAAGCTGCAACATTACCAGTTTCACTACTGGCGGGATGCGGATACGATGATCAACTACCGCCGTTTCTTTACGGTGAACGAGTTAATCACATTAAGGATGGAAGACCAACAGGTGTTCGACGAATACCACACCTTCCTGCACCGCCTGTACCGCGAAAACCTCATCCAGGGCTTACGCATCGACCATATCGATGGATTGAAAGATCCGGGCAAATACATCGACCGGCTGCGCGGACTGTTTGGCAACAATTGTTACATCATTGCGGAGAAGATACTGGAACATAACGAGCAGCTGCCCGAACGTTGGGCCCTGCAGGGCAGCACGGGCTACGAGTTTCTCGCGCTGGTGAACCAGTTGCTCACCGACAATGGTGGGGTAGAAAAACTTTCGCGTTATTACCGCGGACAATTCCCCGAGCTGGCCGATTACAACGCGCTTGTGTACCGTAAAAAGAAGATGATGCTCGAAAAGTATATGGGGGGCGAACTTGAACGCCTGGCCCACTATGCTTACCAGCTCAAGATCGCCGACGGTATCGACAAAAAGAAGTTTAAGCAGGCCCTCGGCATGTTCATGGTGCATTTGCCCGTGTATCGCTTGTACCCGCTGGAGTGGCCGCCTGTACAGGAAGACATCGCCATCCTGGACCAGGCCATGGAAAAGGCCAAAGAGAAAGAACGGGCATTGGAAAACGTGCTGGAAACCATACAAGGCTGGTGGGAGCAACCCGTGAACAACAAAAAGTTCAACGATAACCTGCTGGCCTGGTTTAAACGCGTGATGCAGATCACCGGACCGTTAACTGCGAAAGGAGTAGAGGATACGGTCTTCTATGTATACAACGCCCTCATCTCCCACAACGAGGTGGGCGACTCACCCAGTGCATCGCTGCATACGCCGGAGGATTTTCATAAAAGGTTAACCACACGCCAATACTTATTTCCGCAATCACTGAATGCTACGGCCACGCACGATACCAAACGTGGGGAAGATGCACGCATCCGCCTGAACGCCCTCACCGCCGTGCCCGACCGCTGGATACAGCAGGTGCAGGAATGGCACGCATTGAACAAATCGTTTATCAAAGGCGAAGGTGAAGAAGCTGCACCCGGGCTGAACGACGAATACTTCATTTACCAGTCTGTACTCGCCGGCCTGCCGCCGGATGCGCAAGTGGACGATTCGTACATCGAACGGGTATGCGCCTACGTTATCAAAGGCTTGCGAGAAGGGAAGGTCAGCACTAATTGGACGGAGCCCGATGAGGCTTACGAAACCGCTACGACGGACTTTATTCGCAGTATTCTTACATCAGCGGAATTTAAAGAGAGCCTCGCAGGATTTTATAACATCATCGCTAATCACGCGATGGACCATTCCCTGTCTCAAACACTGATCAAACTTACCGCGCCTGGTGTGCCTGACATTTATCAGGGCTGCGAACTGTGGGATTTGTCTTTTGTGGATCCCGATAACAGGAGGGATGTAGACTATGATCTGCGTCAGCAATATTTGTCAGCGTTGAATGAAAAGGGTAACGTGCATAACCAGCTTACCTGGGCCAGGGAAGGCCGTGCGCAGGGCTTTGAGAAGTTTTACCTCACGTATAAAACCTTACAGCTGCGTAAAGAACATGCAGCCTTGTTTGCAGAGGGCGATTACGTGGCCCTGAATACCAATCGTCCGGCAAATGTGATTGCCTACGCGCGTTGTAACCGGAACGAATGGGCGGTAGTGGTTGCGCCGTTGATGGCCAGTGCAGCGAATGAAGTAACGGAGAAGGATTACGTGATACTGGCAGATGGCGCGCCTTCTAAATGGAGGAATGTATTGACCGGAGAGGTGATACAGGTAACAAATGCAAGGCTGCCGTTATCTGTGTTACAGAAATTCCCGGCAGCCCTGCTGGTGAGTGTGATGTAA
- the glgX gene encoding glycogen debranching protein GlgX: MNMIAYPGHPYPLGATWDGEGVNFALYAENATSVELCLFKTPKDEIEYLKIPLAERSHHVFHAYVPDLKPGQLYGFRVHGSYEPQNGFRFNPNKLLIDPYAKAIAGRIDWHDALFGYEVGHPDEDLSYSGLDSAPFIPKSVVVDPAFDWEGDEPPQTPYHQTVIYEAHVKGLTKTHPDIPEHLRGTYAGIGHPVTIQYLKELGITAIELMPVHHFIVDRHLADKGLTNYWGYNSIGFFAPDVRYASNGVTGEQVTEFKEMVKALHKAGIEVILDVVYNHTGEGNHMGPTLSYRGIDNGGYYRLTEDRRYYMDYTGTGNTLNARLPNVLRLIMDSLRYWILEMHVDGFRFDLAATLARELHEVDRLSAFFDIIHQDPVISQVKLIAEPWDVGDGGYQVGKFPPGWAEWNGKYRDCVRDYWRGADSVLGELAERFTGSSDLYKEDYRRPSASVNFITAHDGFTLHDLVSYNEKHNEANGEDNKDGESHNRSWNCGAEGPTDDPLVNQRRARQKRNLLTTLFLSQGVPMLVAGDEMGRTQNGNNNAYCQDNEISWLHWDKVDGDLLDFTRKLIHFRQQHPAFCRKGWFRGQPIKGIGVEDIAWFLPDGGDMSEEHWNQHFAKTVAVFLNGRSIHQVGPKGEKVIDDSFYIIFNAHHESLDFKLPASSYAKDWTVAIDTVNGVEEGATYKAEETIQVDGLSIMVLSHKVVRK; the protein is encoded by the coding sequence ATGAACATGATCGCTTACCCTGGTCACCCTTACCCGCTAGGTGCTACCTGGGACGGAGAAGGAGTGAATTTCGCATTATACGCCGAAAACGCGACAAGCGTGGAACTTTGTCTATTTAAAACCCCAAAGGATGAAATAGAATATTTGAAGATCCCGCTCGCCGAGCGCTCACACCACGTATTTCACGCCTACGTGCCCGACCTCAAACCCGGACAGCTTTACGGCTTTCGCGTGCATGGTTCGTACGAGCCGCAGAACGGCTTTCGCTTTAACCCGAACAAATTGCTGATTGACCCGTACGCTAAAGCCATTGCCGGCCGTATCGACTGGCACGATGCGCTATTCGGTTACGAAGTGGGGCACCCGGATGAGGACCTCAGCTACTCCGGGCTGGACAGCGCCCCGTTCATTCCGAAATCGGTAGTGGTAGATCCGGCTTTCGACTGGGAAGGCGATGAGCCGCCGCAAACCCCTTATCACCAGACGGTGATTTACGAAGCGCATGTGAAAGGCCTCACCAAAACCCATCCCGATATACCCGAACATCTGCGTGGAACGTACGCGGGCATTGGTCACCCGGTAACGATACAATACCTGAAAGAGCTGGGTATTACGGCCATTGAGCTGATGCCGGTGCATCACTTCATCGTGGACAGGCACCTGGCGGACAAAGGACTGACGAACTACTGGGGATACAATTCCATCGGCTTCTTTGCGCCCGACGTACGTTACGCCTCCAACGGCGTTACGGGCGAACAGGTAACGGAGTTCAAGGAGATGGTGAAAGCCCTGCACAAGGCCGGCATCGAGGTGATACTCGATGTGGTGTATAACCACACCGGCGAGGGCAATCATATGGGTCCTACCCTTTCGTACCGCGGCATCGACAATGGCGGGTATTACCGTTTAACGGAAGACCGCCGGTATTACATGGATTATACCGGTACGGGCAACACCCTCAACGCCCGTTTGCCCAACGTACTGCGCCTGATCATGGATAGCCTCCGTTACTGGATACTTGAAATGCACGTAGATGGTTTCCGGTTCGACCTGGCTGCTACACTGGCCCGCGAGCTGCATGAAGTAGACCGCCTCAGTGCCTTCTTCGACATTATTCACCAGGACCCTGTGATTTCGCAGGTGAAACTCATCGCAGAACCCTGGGACGTTGGCGATGGCGGTTACCAGGTAGGTAAATTCCCTCCCGGTTGGGCAGAATGGAACGGGAAGTACCGCGACTGTGTGCGCGACTACTGGCGGGGTGCCGATAGTGTGCTGGGTGAACTGGCCGAACGTTTTACGGGCAGCTCCGATCTGTACAAAGAAGATTATCGCCGGCCTAGTGCGAGTGTAAACTTCATTACCGCACATGACGGCTTTACCCTGCACGACTTAGTATCATATAACGAGAAACATAACGAGGCAAACGGCGAAGACAATAAGGACGGCGAAAGTCATAACCGCAGCTGGAACTGTGGTGCAGAAGGCCCTACCGACGATCCGTTGGTTAACCAGCGTCGTGCCCGGCAGAAGCGTAACCTGCTTACCACGTTATTCCTCTCCCAGGGCGTACCCATGCTGGTAGCCGGCGACGAGATGGGTCGTACGCAGAATGGCAACAACAACGCGTATTGCCAGGATAACGAAATTTCCTGGTTGCACTGGGATAAGGTGGATGGAGACTTACTGGACTTCACCCGAAAACTGATCCACTTCCGCCAGCAACACCCGGCGTTTTGCCGTAAAGGCTGGTTCCGCGGGCAACCGATCAAAGGTATTGGGGTGGAAGATATTGCCTGGTTTTTACCTGACGGCGGTGACATGAGTGAAGAACACTGGAACCAACATTTTGCTAAAACGGTCGCAGTATTCCTGAACGGCCGCTCCATTCACCAGGTGGGCCCTAAGGGCGAAAAAGTAATAGACGACAGCTTCTATATCATCTTTAACGCACACCATGAGTCGCTGGACTTTAAACTGCCTGCCTCTTCTTACGCCAAAGACTGGACAGTCGCCATCGACACAGTTAACGGTGTGGAAGAAGGCGCTACTTATAAAGCAGAAGAGACCATCCAGGTGGATGGCCTCTCGATTATGGTATTATCTCACAAAGTAGTGAGAAAGTAA
- a CDS encoding cytochrome ubiquinol oxidase subunit I, with the protein MNDFIAARSQMALSLGFHIVFSCIGMVMPFFMAVSHFYWLKTNQVVYKNITKAWSKGVAIFFATGAVSGTVLSFELGLLWPEFMKHAGPIFGMPFSLEGTAFFIEAIALGFFLYGWNRFNRWFHWFTGLVVGISGLVSGILVVAANAWMNSPAGFDYVNGQYLNIDPIAAMFNDAWFSQALHMTVAAFVATGFAVAGVHALMIAKGKNVEFHTRSFRIAAIFACVAAVLQPLSGDISAKDVARRQPAKLAAMEAHFETRKSAPLILGGIPDEKNKTVKYAIPLPGMLSFMAHGDFSAEVKGLDAIPEDEHPPVAITHYAFQIMVGLGMVMMLLSFIYFIALWKKKSWLRSKWLLNFFVLATPMGFIAVEAGWTVTEVGRQPWIIHGVMRTADAVTPMPGIAYSFYLFTGVYVSLALIVTFMLYRQIQMVDKLYDVLPNENPEKH; encoded by the coding sequence ATGAACGATTTTATCGCCGCCCGTTCGCAGATGGCCCTTTCGCTTGGTTTTCACATCGTATTTTCCTGTATCGGCATGGTCATGCCTTTTTTCATGGCCGTATCGCACTTCTATTGGTTAAAAACCAACCAGGTCGTGTACAAGAACATCACCAAAGCCTGGAGTAAAGGTGTGGCGATCTTCTTCGCTACCGGCGCCGTATCAGGCACCGTATTGTCGTTTGAGCTGGGATTGTTGTGGCCCGAATTCATGAAACATGCCGGCCCGATCTTCGGTATGCCTTTCTCCCTGGAAGGTACCGCCTTCTTTATTGAAGCGATCGCACTGGGTTTCTTTTTATATGGATGGAATCGTTTTAACCGCTGGTTCCACTGGTTTACTGGTTTGGTCGTAGGTATCAGCGGACTCGTTTCCGGCATCCTTGTCGTGGCAGCCAATGCGTGGATGAATAGTCCGGCAGGCTTCGATTACGTAAACGGGCAATACCTGAACATTGATCCTATTGCCGCGATGTTTAACGATGCCTGGTTCTCCCAGGCCTTGCACATGACCGTGGCCGCTTTCGTGGCGACCGGCTTTGCCGTGGCAGGTGTGCATGCGCTGATGATCGCGAAAGGCAAGAACGTCGAATTTCACACCCGTTCGTTCCGCATCGCTGCCATCTTTGCCTGTGTGGCGGCGGTGCTGCAGCCATTGAGCGGCGATATTTCTGCAAAGGATGTGGCGCGCAGGCAGCCGGCGAAACTAGCGGCCATGGAGGCACACTTCGAAACCCGGAAGTCGGCGCCGTTGATCTTAGGTGGCATTCCTGACGAAAAGAATAAAACCGTTAAATACGCCATTCCACTGCCCGGCATGCTCAGCTTCATGGCACATGGCGACTTCTCCGCCGAAGTAAAAGGGCTGGATGCGATCCCGGAAGATGAACATCCGCCGGTGGCCATCACCCACTACGCTTTTCAGATCATGGTGGGATTGGGGATGGTGATGATGTTATTGTCATTCATATATTTCATTGCCCTCTGGAAAAAGAAAAGCTGGCTGCGGAGTAAGTGGCTGCTCAACTTTTTTGTACTGGCCACGCCTATGGGCTTTATTGCCGTCGAAGCCGGGTGGACCGTCACCGAAGTAGGCCGGCAGCCCTGGATCATTCATGGGGTGATGCGCACCGCCGATGCCGTTACACCAATGCCCGGCATCGCGTATTCGTTTTACCTGTTTACCGGTGTATACGTGTCACTTGCACTCATCGTTACGTTTATGCTTTACCGCCAGATACAGATGGTCGATAAGCTGTATGATGTTCTTCCCAACGAAAACCCTGAAAAGCACTAA